The Candidatus Methanoplasma cognatum genome contains the following window.
GGAGACGGAGCACATGCGCAACGGACCTGTGGCCGTTCTCGATGTCCAGCTCATGCTGCGCAACCCCCGCCAGGTCCTCGTTGGGAGGAACGATCGATGTTATCACGTTAGCGCCGGCGTCCAGTCTCGTCTTCAGCCCGGCTATGCCTTCCACGTCCAAGGAGGCGGG
Protein-coding sequences here:
- a CDS encoding methylornithine synthase PylB; this encodes PASLDVEGIAGLKTRLDAGANVITSIVPPNEDLAGVAQHELDIENGHRSVAHVLRLLDEMGRKAATNTEYESLLRKLKAGGTR